In Lathyrus oleraceus cultivar Zhongwan6 chromosome 2, CAAS_Psat_ZW6_1.0, whole genome shotgun sequence, the DNA window TCTAACTGgttacaacaatcaaactgatgtcatctcttccaaacatcatttccctaacaCCCTTATCAGTTTTGACTCACACCTAACCAAATatactgtcgagtctctcaatacttctaatttttccccttctggtatttttccatctaaccaatgaaccaactccctcttcaaTTGATTGAAACtagtgatgttccagaagagcatcaacatcggaggtttgtctctcgaataaacCACGTTTCTAtagcggcgacgaacaccaaacatgtttgtaaaatgatgaaatgagatgtggaaaaatgatttacataacacctctatttataacaaaaaaaattgcaCTTTACACTAAGGCACCAGACCAATTAGCGTCTCCTCTACAAAGTAACACATGGGTGCCAATTGGATTGGAAGCACCATGTGCtgtagccaatccaattggcgcctcctctctaACTTTAAGAGTTGTCGCCAATTGGTCTGGCGCATCCTcttaaaagtggggtagattgagttttttttttgaaatcagggttattttgggatatttttttgaaaattaagGGTATTTGGGTAAAAAATTCTACCATTGCTGCATGAtttatttattgttattattattattttatttttttagaaAACAAAAACTTTTAAAAACAATACAAAACACGTCGATATCAAGGGATCCAGCCAGCCGTAAAACTAAAAAACAAACACCACTAAAGTAACATTAATTTTCCTATATGGGCTCTAAGGTTAGGTCTCAGGCCAGGTCTCGTCTAACATCTATACACAAAAGAGTCAGTAATTTTAGGATATAGAATAGAGAAGTCAATCTTATTTCCAAAACAAATGGAATTATGATAATTCCAACATTCATAAACAGTTTCAGCAAAGGTCATCTTCAGAATTTTGCTCTTCCAATCTTTTCTATTGCAATTCTCAACAATCCACTTCAGCTCATCACGTCAACCACTTGGACTGTGCCTAAGTTGCATCCATTTCTAGACATAATCCCAATGTTTCCCATTACTGCACAGGAAAACAACAAGTGATGCAAAGTTTCTTGACTGCTACAGAAACATCATTTATCAGTGTTAATGAACCCAAATCCGTGTAACCTTTCCTTCATAGCAATTCTTTCATGACATGTCAGCTAAAGAGTGAAGATAGCTCTTGGTCTCGCAACATTACCTTGTATAATCTTCCACTAATGGACTTCCTGGTCATGTTTCTTAATATCAAAGTATATTTGACGAGTTTTAAACATTGAGTTATTCATCATTCTGTTCCTGACTTGAGATTGAGTAGTTTTCTGATGTTGCTTCAGAATGGATTTGAGAATCCGAGAGCAAGATCTTCTAATAGGAACCGTCACAACATTGTCTTTCTTGATATATATAATAGTGAATCCACTTGATCCCCAAGTTGTCCGCTTTACCACTAAGATTCCAAAGGATCTTTAACAAGTTGAATTTATTCCACTCATCAAGGGAAATGAGGTTAAAACCATCCTATTTCTTTGGAGAACGCACTTTGTTCCACGAAATAGGGAACTTCCTCGAGATGACTTCACTACCAGACCAAAGAAAAGACCTGTAAATTGCATCCACTCTTTTAATGACCTGCTTAAGGAGAGGGATGCACTGCATCTAGTAATTTGTCATAGTAAAGATGATACTTCTAATAAGTTGAAGTCTCCCTACAAAACTAAGAAAATACGCACTCCAATGCTTAACCATATCAATAATTTTATCCACCAGAATAAGGCAGTGATAAACATAAGGTTTTTTTTGTTGGTGAGGGGAATGCCCAAATATCTAAAAGGAAGCTTCCCTTCTTGATAATTGGTAAGATCCAGAATCTGCATCTTATACTATACTCAACATTTCCAAAATACACATGACAATTTACAAGGTTCACATAATGGCTCGTGGAAGAAGATAACTCACAAAAAGCTGCCATTAAGAGCTTAATTGATGCAACATCACCTCTTGCAAATAAAAGGAGGCCATCTGGAAGGTTCATgttgattatgttcaatttatCACACTCGGAGTGGAAGTTGAAGTATGGGTTCTTCTTCATCTTTTGAAGGATCATGTGAAGATAGTCCATGAAAATTATAAAGAGCAAGGAGGATATGGGGTCCCTTGTCTCAAACCCCTTTTAGCTTTCAGAATAGATGTATGTGTAAGATAATGGAAATCGTGTCCTTCTCATTGATCTAAATAGAATATATATACATCAATCTGTAACATAATTATAGGAAACTAATTATGactaattataacaaaatattcTATTCTATCACACCCCCGCAGTCGAAGCGGGAGGTTTATAGACACTTAGACTGGTCTGAAAATCATCAAAGAGAACGCGAGGAAGTCCTTTGGTGAAGATGTATGCGATCTGATGTCTTGAGGGAACATGAAGGACGCGAGCCTGACCACGAGCTACCTTTTCCCAAACAAAATGAATGTccatctcaatatgcttagtaCGCTGATGCTGCACAGGATTACCAGATAGATAGATGGCACTAACATTGTCACAATACACTAAAGTGTCCCGAGGAATAGGAAAATGGAGTTCCAAGAGAAGATTGTGAATCCAACACGATTCAGAGACAACATTGGCAACCCCCTTATATTCGGCTTCAGCACTGGAATGGGAGAGAGTTGGCTTCCTTTTGGAAGACCAAGAAATAAGGTTGTCACCTAGAAAAACACAGTAACCAGATGTAGAACGTCTGGTGTCAGGACATCCACCCCAATCAACGTCAATGTATGAGATAAGCTTTGTAATGAGAGATGGGGATAAGTGTAGTCCAAAATGTAAGGTGCCTTGAACATAACGCAAAATGCGCTTAAGAGCAAGCATGTGTTCAGTGCGAGGGGCGTGCATATGAATACAAACTTGTTGAACAACATATGATATATCAGGTCGAGTGAAGGTGAGATACTGTAGGGCCCTACAAGACTCTGATACAAGGAGGGATCCTCATAAGAAGTGTCAGAGGAGGTGCTGAGTTTCTGCTTGGTGTCAACAGGAGTGGCTGATGGTTTACAAGATGCCATGCCAGCACGTTCAATGATCTCTGAAGCATAAGTGCTTTGACTGAGAAATATGCCATCAGGATGACGAGATACTGCAATACCCAGAAAGTAACTCAGAGGATCCAAATCCTTCATTGCAAACTCAAATGCTAAGAGTGACATAATTGATTGGCGGAGGACCTGAGTGGAGGTGATGAGGATGATGTCATCTACATACAGCAGAATATAGGCCATGTCTAAACCTTGTCGATATATGAAGAGGGAGTGGTATGATGTGCTGTGGCGAAAGCCAATGGTGGCGACATAGTAAGCAAAATGTTGGTACCATGCCCTAGGCGCTTACTTGAGACCATACAATGACTTCTTCAACCGACATACAGAGTCTGGATGACGGAGGTCGCGAAAACCCAATGGCTGATGCATGTAAACAGTCTCATaaagatcaccatgtaaaaaggCATTATGTACATCCAGTTGATGAATGGGCCAGGATTTGGAGAGAGCAATGGTAAGCACCATTCGAATGGTAGCGGGTTTCACCACGAGGCTAAAAGTCTAATCACAATCCACACCTGCAACCTGTGATCTGCCATCACCTACAAGTCGAGCCTTATAATGCTCAAAGGATCCACCATAATTTTTCTTATGCCTAAAAATCCACATACATCGAATAAGATTAGCATCACAAGGACGAGGAACTAAATCCCACATATTATTTCGAATAAGAGCatcaaattcagattgcattgCGGATTTCCAATTCGGGTCTGATAAGGCTAATTTGGGGTTTTTAGGTATGGGAGAGATGGTGTGGTCAGAGAGAGAGATTGATAAGTTAAATATCGTGCGGGGTTTGACAATGCCTTTCATGCTTCAGGTGGTGATGGTTCATGTAGGTGGAGGTGGATGCGGTTGAATTGGTGGTGGTGATTGAGAGTTTATTGTAATGAGTGTGTTGATCAAAGAGGTAGGAGATGATGATTGTTGGTTTATTAAGGGTAGTGGTTGGTCAACTGGGATTATGGGTGTTGGTTGGTTATGTGCAACAGGTGGTGAAATTTGATTTTGCCACTGATGTATAAGGTAGGGGTGAAGGTCATCATCTAGGAATTGATAAGAGTGAGGTGAAGAGGAGTGTATCTTAGTGAAGGGAAATTGAGTTTCATCAAAGATAACATGCCTCAAAATTATTAATTTTCTATTAGAAAAATCAAAAGACTTGTAACCTCTGTGATTTGGCAGATAACCCAAGAAGACACACGAAGTAGAGAGGGGTTGTAACTTATGAAGGGTAGATGACGGGAATAATGGATACCATAGACAACCAAAGACTCTGAGATGTGTGTATGTGGGATCACGATGATACATGAGTTGTGTTGGTGATTGATTATGAAGTGTTTTACAGGGAATAATATTTAACAGGTAAGTTTGTCACGTGGAGAGCATGATGCCAAAACGAGGGGGGACAGAAGAATGAGCTAGCATAGTGCATATCATATTATTAATGGTTCGTATTTTGCGTTCCGCTTTCCCATTTTATGAGGATGTGCGAGGACAAGAGAAACGGAAAGCTAGACTATGATCAGTtcaatatttttgaaaaagctCATTATTATATTCACCGCCATTGTCACATTGAaatgttttgactttttacaaaaattgagtttgaatgaGTTGAGTAAGTGACTTCAACGTTTCAAACACATGTGATTTTCTGCTAATAGGAAAAGTCCATAAGAAGTTTGTAAAATCATCTAAGAATAAGGCATAATATTTATGACCAGCAGAACTTAAAATTGGAGACGTTCATAAATCACTATGTAAAATGTCAAAAGGCATCAAAGTCGTAGTTTGAGAATCAAAAAATGGCAATTTGACCTGTTTGCCTAAAATACAATAGTCACAAACGGCAGCAGAATTAAAAGGGTCACAATATATGAACTTATTTTTGCGAAGGGAATTCAAAACAGACACGCCAGGATGACCAAGACGACTATACCAAAGACTGGATGTGAGATCGACAAAACTGGGAGGAGTTGGAACTGGATAAAGATCTCCATGACTGTCATATCTGAGAAGGGTGATCCCCGTATGAAAATCAGAGACAGTAAAACCAAAAGGGTCAAAGGATATTGAAACATTGTTGTCAGTGGTGAGTCGTCTCAcagaaattaaatttttaataatttttggGGCATGCAGGACATGGTTAAGGTGAAGTGGTTATTTGTGTGCGTCCGGTGCCGTGAATTGGAATTCCATGGCCACTGCCAACAATGACTTTCTGATTTGAATTACTTATTGGAAAATAAGACGAGAGATTACCTTGTGATGCGGCTGTATGAGATGTTGCGCCCGGGTTCATGTACCACTGATTGTCAGGAGTGTGGAGTGACATAGTATGCATTACGGTCTCAATATCTGTCGGTATCTGAGATGAGGTAGAGGTTGCATACACTTGAGGATGCTGTCCTAGAATGCCTGGCTGCTTAGAAGGACCGACAGGGCATGTCCTCTAAGAGGTGGGATATGGACACGGTGGCATAGTCCATGGTGGTGGAGTCCAACCCCATGGTTGCTAGGTTGGGTACTATTGTTGCTGTTGCCAAGGAGGAGCAGACCAATGTGAGAGAGCATTGGGAGCTCCAGACTGAGATGCAATTCAGTTACCACGTCCCCCTCCGTGACCCTGGTTGCCACGGGAGCGAGAATGGTTGTCGGGGCAGCGGTCGCCACACCGAGAGGTGTTTTCAGTAGGTTTCGGCTGAGTGGTGGGCATAGCAGCATGAGAGCCTGTGTTTGCCATCTTAGCCATACCGGCTTCTTCCAAGTGAGCATGGAACGAGCCTGATAGAATACCGGAAGAGGGTTGCTTTGGCGAATCAAAGTACCAACACTGTGATAAGCTTCTTGAAGACCAGAGATCAGGTTAAGGGCCAGACGATGATTGTTAACAGGGGAGCCGACATTTCTCAACTGATCAGAAAGAATCTTAAGACGCTGATAGTAAGCAGAGACATTGGGAAAATCCTCCATACAAGTGTTAGAAAACACTTGCTCAAGAGTGACAGCACGAGCATATTGGTTGTCCTGAAAAATATCTTCCAAGAAATTCAATGCTTCCATTGCAGTGGAGTTGAGTTCCAGAATAGTGGTAAGCAAATAGGTAGAAATAGTGGAATAAATCCACTAAAGAAAGGTGGCATTAAGAGTGGACCATTGTTCATGGTTGGCGTCGGTAACAGCTGATGGCTCTTTTCCGATAGATGGAACGATGTGATGCAGGACTCGATGTGAGCGAGCATGGACGCAGAAAAGCTCGACCCAGGTACCATATTGATCTTTTTCCATCTCAAGAATAATAGGAATGCGGTTCCTAATATTGGAGACGGCAAGAGCGAGATGAAACTCCGATTTGGAACCTCGAAACATGGTGTTCTTGGGCTGGACGAAATCACCAGTATCAGCGAATTTGTGGGTATCGGCGTCACTGTGTATTAAATGGTCTGAATCAGACATGGCTGCAGGTGGAACAGTGAAAACACACAAACAGTAGAGATAGGTGAAAACACGTACATAACAGAACCACTTGTGAAAACACGTACAAAATGCAAACAATAGCGACTGATTTGTGGAGGAGAGAAGGTGCGGTTTTGGTGTGATACAGAGGTGTCGATTGTAGAACAAGGATCGAAATCGCATGGGTCCTTATGCACGATGGTGTGCGATGGAGGTGGCGCGAACAGAGGCGGAAGGCAAGAGAATAAGGTGGTTCTCGTGTTCGATGGCGGTACAGAGGATGAGAGTCCTGTTGCGGCGACATACTTCAAGGAGGGAGAAGAAGAATGCAGTGGCGGACTATAATGAGGGAGAAGAAGAAATGCATTTCTACGTTTGATTTTTTTAGAGAGAGGGATCGGTTAGGATTGATACCATGTAAGATAATGAAATCATGTCCTTCTCATTGATCTTAATAGAATATATATACATCAATGTGTAACATAATTATAGGAATCTAATTATGactaattataacaaaatattaTATTCTATCAGTATGTTCACCATTAATTCTGTACATGTAGGAAATAATAGTAATAGGGAGCATAACCCAATTTATGAATTTATGAGGAAAGATGAGTTCTCAGAAGATTTCTTATAATTCACTCCAATCCATAATATCACTGGCCTTTTTCAAGTCCATTTGCAACAAGCACCTAAGAGCTCCACCCTTAGAACTGCACCCGTTGATCAGTTCATAAGCTAGCAATATATGATCGTGGATATGCTGGCCAGGAACAAAGGCAACTTGGCTTTGATGGATTAAGCTACTGGGATTTTTCCTAATCTATTGATCATGATTTTTGAAATGATATTGTAAATGGTGGTACAACAAGAGATTGGCATGTAGTCTCTAACCATCTTAGCTTCATTGGTCTTAGGTATAAGGGATACTAAGGTATTGTTGATGGCTATATAAATCTTCCATTTTTTCAAAAAACTCTTGCACAACTTCTATAATCTCCTTTTTAGTGATATTCTAAGTGGATTTGAAGAATTTGGCTCCATATCCATCAACACCTGGAGCAGAGTTGTCACTGATCCCTTTGAGAGCAACTATGATCTCTTCCTCAATAACAAGCCTGATAAGCTGTGCACATTGGTCAGAAGACAATTGCTTTCCTTGCCTTATGGCTTCAATGTCTATACCCTTGATACTAGTGGTTTCAGAACCAACCAGCCTGCCATaaaatctcaaaattttctctTCAAAATCAGCTTGAGTTGTAATGAGAGATCCATCCTCCTTCTGCAGGGTGTGCAACTGTGTCTTTTTTAGTTCACTTTTTAAATAGACATGGAAGTTGGCATTGTTGTTGTCTCCATATCTGATCCAATTAATATTTGTCTCTTTGTCTCAACATTTGTTCCTCGATATTATTTAACCTAAGAACCTCAATTGTGCAGTCTTTAGCCTTCTCAATTCTCTCTTGATTAATTCAGTTTTTCAAAAGAGAAATTTGAGCTTCTTTGAGATCCTCCCTTGCTCTATCAATTTGGTCCTTAATACGACTATAAGGTTTGTTGATGTTTTTAATCACCTTTTGAAATCTCTTTAATTTCTTCCAAAGAATATACATAGCATTTACTATTAGAGGTTGTTGCCAATTGGTGATAACAACTTCAAGGAATCCCTCAGAAGTTGTAACCACATTTTGGAACTTAAAGTACCTCTTGGTAGTTGTCCTTTGGACCTGCTCCTGAAGGCAAAGTATGGCATGGACAGAGACACATGGATCTTTAATAGATAAAATGGTGTTATCATTTTGAGTAAGTTGGTTCATGTTTGCAGTTACCCTACCAATCCTAGAGTAAATAATGCCATTGGATTGCTTATTAGACCAAGTAAAATGATCACCTATACTCTCTTTTTCAAAAAGATAAGTCTTCTCCATCAATTCCACTAGGTAAGTATACTCACACTCATGGACATTGTTCCCTCCTATTATATCTTGGGCTTGAAGGACATTGTTGAAGCCCCCTATCAAAAACCAGGGATCTGATATACCAGGATGGATTTTTTCATTGTCACCCCACAAAAATTTCCATTGCTCCAAAGTATTGAAGACATAGATTGTTGTGCACCAGGCTTTGGGTTCACCAATTATGTTGAAGATCCCAAAATGCAGGAATTGAGCTAAACTGGCTAAGCAAATCACCTTTAGTTTCGTGTCATCATAGAGAATCCAAATTCTACCATTGTCATGTTTGGAATAATTATCAGCAAACATCCAATTCTTACCTAATTTATTTCTAATTATATTAGTTTTAGTGCTTTTCACCCTAATTTCCAAAAGAATAGCCAAAGCAGGTTTAATTTTATCGAGACATGCTCCAATCTCTCTGCATTTCCCAACATTGTTAAGCCCTCTAACATTTCCGATTCCAATCATGTTCCAGTCttagaagcatcttgtaacacattTTGTATCTCAACTTTTGAGTTGTATTTCCTAGAGTGGCTCGGGTATAATCAGAATTACTCAAGAAGACATTGACAATTAGTCTTTGTGGTTGTAATCaagtttggttatagtggattaagtcccCGTGATAAGGtaaaatcaccttggcgggtggactggaggtagcttAGTTAACAGTGAATCAGGATAAAAATATTTGTGTTCACTATTTTTATTCTAAGTTCTCTCTTTGTTGTTTTGGGTAGCAAAATATTTTCATTTGggaaacccaattcaaacccccatttcttgtgtttcctttaccttcaattggtatcagagtcCGGTTCTGGTATTGATTGCTTACCAAAAATTTCATCGTGTCAGATAAAGATCCAGATTTATGAAACACAATGGCATGAGTCCCTCCACCAGTTACACCCATTGTTAATAATGAAAGAGATCATTATAGTGCAAAACCCCtagtttttgatggagaaaaatttgactattggaaagacagaatataattttttttcttgGCCATAATGTGGATCCATGGGATATGGTAGTTTATGGTTACACTCATCCTGTTGATGGTAGTGGTAACAAGTTAGAAATAAAAATGATAActgatcaacaaaagaaagattaCAAGAACCATCATAAAGCTAGAACCATTATGTTGAATGTTGTATCATACTTTGAGTATGATAAGATCACAAATAGAGGCACAAATAAGTCTATATTTGATTCAttaaggatgactcatgaaggaaatgCTCAAGTGAAAGAAATCAATGTCATTGCCTTGATacaaaaatatgaagccttcaaaatggaggataTTGAAATAGTTGAGAACATATTCTCAAGGTTTCAGACTCTAGTTACAGGACTGAAGGTTCTGGACAAAGGTTATTCTATTGTAGATCATATTAAGAAAATGATCAGAAGCTTATGCAAGAGATGAAGGCCTAGGGTAACTGCGATAAAGCTATCTAAAGATTTGAAAAACACCACTCTTGAAGAACTTGTAAGTTCTTTGGGAAGTCACGAGATATAGCTTGAAGAGGATGAGCCTCCAAGAAAAGTTAAATTTGTGGCTTTGAAATCTATGGGAAAGTTTGAAAATACTAAATCCTTTCATGCTGAAGAAAAAAAGGAATCTGAAGAAGATTATAAAGAAGAGGATGAGCTGTCTCTTCTTTCTAGAAGAGTTAACCAACTatggaataaaagaaaaagcAAGTTTAGAGGATCAAGAAGGATAGGTGGTAGCTTTGAGTCTACATCTGAATTGAATAAGTCAGGTGTTGGCAAAGACGTTACCTATTTTAAGTGCAAGGAGCCAGGTCATTACAAAAATGAATGTGTAAAGCTGAGAAAAGATAGACCAAAGAAGAAAGAATTCAGAGGGAAGAAGAAAGGTTTGAGGGCTACATGGGATGGATCTGAGTCCCCAGAAGATGACTCAGAGGAAGAACAAGCTAATGTGGCACTGATGGCACACACAAAAGCATTTGATGATAAGACACACtcaaaatcagaatcagaaccaTAATAAGTGTCAAACTCTAAAAAGGTATTTACTAATCTATATCGTTCTGAATTAGAGTCTTGTTTATATGAAATTATGGAAAAATATCAGAAGCTTCATAACAAATACCAGGATCTGAAACAAGTCAAAGTATTCGAAATTGAAGCACATAGTAAGCTTAAGAAAGATTTCTCCACTCTATATGAAGAAAATTTTATTCTTAAAAAATACAACTCTACACTTCAAAGTAAGAGTTATAAACTTGAGGAAGAAATTCTTTCAAAATCTTTTGTGGATTCTAAAAATATCATAAAGAAATATGATAAATCTTTTCAGACATTTATGACTAGAAACATAGATATAAGCAAAATGGCTTCAATGATCTACAGAGTTAACATAAATGAAAGAAGAGGAATTGGTTATGTGCCTAAAGAAAAACCTATTTTAAAACAAAAGGCAAAACCAAAAGCTTTTTATTCCCATTTCTCTTACGCACATACACGGAATGATTATTCTGCACAAAGACTCAAGTTCTCTAAGAAATCTAGGAGAACTAACTAGAAAGGATCCAAAAAGATGCGGGTACCTAAGGAAAAGATAATATATGTTTCAAACCTCCTTAGCAACAcagttaaaacaccagtcatggtacttggactctgggtgctcacgacacatgacaggaagaaGGCATATCTTCCAAGATCTGGAACTTAAGTCAGGTGGCTTCGTGGGTTTCAGAGGTAATCATAAAGGGAGGATTATAGGCTCCAAAATAATTGGTAATGGTTCTCTCCCTTCTACTATTAATGTTTTGTTAGTTGATGGATTAATGCATAGTTTATTGCCCATAAGTCAACtaagtgacaatggttatgatataatctttaatcaaaagtcttATAAAACTGTTAGTCAGAAATATGACTCCATTCTTTTCAATGGTAAGAGAAAAAATAACATTTACAAAATTAGACTTTCCGATCTtaaagatcaaaatgttaaatgtctcATGTTTGTTAATAAAGAGCAATGGGTCTGGCATAGagaattgggccatgttagcatgagaagaatttctcagctaaataagcttaaTTTAGTCATAGGTATTCCAAAtctgaagttctcttcagattCTATTTATGAGGCATATCAtaaaggaaagttttcaaaaacttctttcaaagCAAAAAATGTTATTTCTACCTCTAGGCCTTTGGAACTCTTGCATATTGACCTTTTTGGACCAGTGAAATCTGCTTCTGtaaatggaaagaaatatggTTTAGTCATTATTGATGATTACAACAGATGGACATGGGTTAAATTCTTAagacacaaggatgagtcacattctgtgttctCTACCTTCTGCTCACAAGTGTAAAACGATAAAGACTTTAGAATTGTTAAAGTCAGAAGTGGTCATAatggtgaatttgaaaataaaggttttgaaaaactctttgatgaaaatggaatttcccatgatttctcctgccctagaacttcataaaaaaatggagttgtagaaaggaagaatggaactttgcaagaaatggctagaaccatgatcagtgagacaaatgtggctaagcacttttgggaAGAGGCAGTTAACACATCATGTTATATTCAAAATAggatctctataagacctattatgggtaagaATACTTATGAATTATAGAAGGATAGAAAACCCAATATTTCATATTTCCAACCTTTTGGATGTAACTATTTTATtatgaacaagtttgattctaaggaACAAAAGTGTATAAGGTTAGGATACTCTTAACGCTCTAAAGGTTATAAAGTATATAGCTCCGAAACATGAATTcttgaggaatcaattcatgtaAGATTTGATGTTAAGCTTGACTTTGtaaagtcaaagctagttgagaagTTTACAAATCTGGAGATTACCTATCCAGGCTCTGAAGGTAAAAAATCAGAAGCTAAAGAATCTGAGGCAAAAGACTCTAGAACTATTCAACCATAAGCTGTTGAAGTTCAGACGCCTCTATGGAAGCACAAGCAAAGATCCTCACATTCTGATGAATTGATTATGGGAGATAAAACTGGACCACTAAGAACCATGTTCTCATTCAAACCTAATGAAGATACGCTTTTGGGTTGGGTGTCCCTCATAGAACCTACATTTGCTGATGAATCACTTCTAGACACTGAGTGGATTCTAGAAATTcaagaagaattaaaccaattcTGCAGAAATGACGTGTGGAATCTTGTGCCTAGACCTAAAATAATTCATGTCATTGGGACAAaatgggttttcagaaacaaactgaatgagaaaggagaaaTGGTAAGGAACAAGGATAGACTGGTGGCATAAGGTTATAGTCAGGAAGAGGGGATTGGCAATACTAAAACATTTGCACTAGTTTACAGGTTAGAGTctaatattattttaatttcttttgttgttaatcataacatcatcttatatcagatggatgttaagagtgcatttaTGAATGGTTACATAACTAAAGAAGTGTATGTATaccaacctcctggttttgaaaatcataaaaatccatattttgttttcaaacttaaCAAATCCCTGTATtgtctgaaacaagctcctaaagtatgaaagactaagtaactttcttttagaaaatgattttaccaggGGAAAGGTTGATACTACTTTGTTCTGTAAGACATTCAAAAATGATATTCTAGTTGTTCAAATTTATGTGGATGGTATCatatttggttctgctaatgctaCCTTGTACAAGGAGTTTGCTAAGTCAATGCAGGaagaatttgagatgagtctgatgggagaactcaagttctt includes these proteins:
- the LOC127123733 gene encoding uncharacterized protein LOC127123733, which produces MSDSDHLIHSDADTHKFADTGDFVQPKNTMFRGSKSEFHLALAVSNIRNRIPIILEMEKDQYGTWVELFCVHARSHRVLHHIVPSIGKEPSAVTDANHEQWSTLNATFL